The Nothobranchius furzeri strain GRZ-AD chromosome 8, NfurGRZ-RIMD1, whole genome shotgun sequence sequence AATACACAATATTTTATTATAAACACATATTTGCATCCATTCATTGCACACATGATCATCTTTGGAGTGTAGTGCTGCCTTGGTGTCACCCGGGGCTGGTTGGATTCCTAAATAAAAGATAACACGGTCAGCAACTGATGCAGATTTACACCAATAAACCAAGCATGGCGAGGTCAGCAGAGGTCCCGTTTACGAAGAACTATCCGTACTCAAACTTTTTGTAGTTTTCCTAAGGTGCGCCGCCGCTACGTCGCCGCCTGGACCAACAGCTCTGAAGCTGTAATCTCCTACCGTTCCGAACGCCTCACGTGACGCGACCAGTCATGGCGTTTCCACAGCGGCTGTGTTTACGTTCCAGGAGgtgtttttttctgttgttttgtttttattctcttTTCAAGGTTTCTGCGGCCCAACAGCTGGACAGCTGCGAACACCTGAGACTCGGACAATATCCTTTTAGTCACGTGACTGCGCACAGCTCACCTGAACGGGATGTTATTGATCTAGAGGAGGCGGTTAGCCTAGCTTAGGTTAGCATCCAGGTACGTTGCTAGGGACAGTTCACGTGAACGAACTTCTAATGAAGCATGAATTCACATCCATGTGTCCAGCTCCACTGTCCCCTTTAGGGAAGACCTGATCCTGGCGTGGGACCTCACAGTTCCCCCTAGGAGAGTGCCTGGTCCAGAGAACCATGTTTTTCATACAAGACCTTCTTTTAGAGCTTCTAGAACTTCTACATCTCCACCGGTCGGTGACCAACATGTGACCCGGTGTGACAGAATCACTGTTTATGTTATGGAGGGTTGTTTGGGTTTAAAGTTGCTCAAGTTGAATTCACCATTTCTGAGTCTGATCACGCTTTCCTCCCAGAAATATACCTGGattttccttaaagagcaagtcacccccaaatcaacttttttttgctgataaactaaataaacgagtgtctaatcgtgctgcagacacgtgtcgtcaataatttggcacttcagtgcatcttagttaaaatttaaatattctgcctaaaactggcagtgttgtgccgttgtcaggtaaaaactctgcactgtatttgaatttaaatctgccaccgctattggctaagaggtatgctatgatgtaaactggtacattatgatgtctcaatgctgtcgtgagcctgtgtgtgtgtgtatttgttagcagctccgccttctcggtctgccaggcaacagcatgtgttgcatttttcaaacatgaagtgggagtggagttagactctggtagggggtgacttgctctctcAATATCTGTGATTCACCTGAATCACCTCTGCATTTTACATCCGCCTGCTTAGTCGAAGGCTTGATTATTATTTTCTGGTCCGTTTAACAACATTATGAGGTGAACAGCAGGAATGATTCAGTTTGTAGGACCAGTAGATGCTGAATCGGCTGGTTTTATTTAGGTGGTGGTCTCAGCCTGATCTGGGGACATGTTTGGGTGTTCTGAGGTCTAAGATCCCTTAACTCTGCTTACGTATCTCTGCAAGGATCCAAAGATAGATGAAGTCACACAAGAGCCGGAGAACTGCAGGGATGCTACAGCATGGGgtgagtttaaaggtgtggtttgcaTAGCACATACTTGTTGTTTCTGACAGATGATCGATCACTCCGTGTTTCACATCTTCTCTGAACATGAAAGTATTTCCACCCCATCACCTGCTTCAGCCACAGACAGGAAACAGATGGGAAAACAATCAGGTCAGAAAAGCCAGTCTGTTCTATGTGACAGGCAAAGGTAGTATTCATGACCTACAGCACGGGTCTTCAAGAAGGTTTGTCCAAGGGCCAGATTTTTTCCAGCAGACTCcattaaggctcgctgcagaagtAAAAacaggagcatcaacagtcaaacacacgtgtctgtatgagcgtgacactcaataacctgtgaaataattatAGACATCATGTTAGATCAGCAGCCCGTGATGACACCTgcttctgctcactataggagccgcttcacatattaaataaatataataataaaacacTGAAAATGAATCGAACCGAGCCCAGACCGAAAGACGTGACGCAAATACACACTgctctgaatgcacacgcgagtagcaaatgtaacttaactttctcttaagccatggcggacaacgtggaccccagtggagagcgaaaaagacagaaaatgtcaaaggtgtgggacaatTTTTCacatcgtaaggcggaaaacggattccagtataaatactgtaaaatggatctagtctaccacaacaccacatcctccgtgctgcagcacctcacctggaaacatccacatgtacgtctctcctgcaggcgtactcggaggtccgctatatgTTCTGCGGacacgactttttcatttgtaggactcagtttcagctcacaccgtgcgtctggtagcaacacgtatatgtatatatatatatacatatatatatatatgtatatatatatatatgtatatatatatatacatatatatatatacatatatatatatatgtatatatatatatgtatatatatatgtatatatatatacatatatatatacatatatatatacatatatatatatatgtatatatatatgtatatatatatgtatatatatatacatatatatatacatatatatatacatatatatatatatgtatatatatatgtatatatatatgtatatatatacatatatatatacatatatatatacatatatatatatatgtatatatatatgtatatatatacctatatatatatgtatatatatgtatgtatatatatatatatatgtgtatatatatatatatatatatacgtgttgTACCCAGATGCACGTTGGTGTGAGATGAAACTGAgtcctacaaatgaaaaagtatatatatatatatatatatatatatatatatatatatatatatatatatatatatatgtatgtatatataaatatatataaacaaaGTTTATCTTCTAACAAAGGATTTATGTCCGCAGTGTAACAAGCACCTGGTCGTGCAGGGCAGCATGTTAAGAGCTGGAACATGGAACGTCTCTGACTGCAACCAAGTCAACCCGAGTCCATCACCTTCCCAAGCCCTGGAGGAGTGTGAGGATGGAGGCTGATGACAGCAGACCTGGCTGCTGTTGTAAAAGCAGTTCAGCAGGTTGTTACTGCTGTTACTGACATGAAGCCTGCTTTATACATGTTTACATGTTGGGCTAGGGCTGGGtggtatggcctcaaatctatattgcgatataatctgaagcacgtgcggtaacgatatatattgcgatatattttttcctctgtttatatatgtcaaaatgacatgcttttaaatatcctcatgtggcaaatatatgccacttgaggcatataggcctcctcctccgcccactccacgCTTGcattcactgccattctgttgccccgatgtcagcagggtgcacatcttagtgacgtcatgtgttatcgcggtattgcgatatagccaaaaactgtcattacccaattttacatCGTTTCTGCCTGATATCGTTCATATTGCCCACGCATATTTTGTGcctttactgtttgcactgtaGAAGTAAACAGAATtgctccaagcactgaaccctgtggtactccgcaagtaaccctggagtatgaagacgatttgtcatgtacatttacacaatgaaatctgtcagacaggtaggatttaaaccagcctagcgctgttcctttgatccctacaacatgttcaagtctttctaaaagaacattgtgatcaactgtgtcaaaggcagcactgagatctaacaagactagaagagACAGAAGTGAAAGGTTTTCTTGTTATaattattaatgagtaagacttgtAATCCTATTGTACACCCCCGGCATGCCTCTATCTCCTGgagcaggagcaccagagctttgttctgCTGCAGAAAACAACTCAAGTGTTCAATTATACTCGAGACCACAGCAGGTTCACCGTTAACGTGTCAATACGACCTTCACTTGTGAGCACGCTCATAGTTCTGACATGTTTGTTGAAGGTTTATGTTGTGATAAATCTCCCTGTTTGTGTCCATTTAATGGTAAACGTTTGTGTTTGTATGTTGTGTGTCTGTAGTGGAATGTCTCCCAGCTCCTAACGTCACCTGTCGGCTCCTGAATGGAACTGAGTTCAGGTTCAGTGGGGAAGAGGTGGGCTTCAACAGAACTGTTGCCTGCAGGAATGTGtaggtggacacacacacacacacacacacacacacacacacacacacacacacacacacacacacacacacacacacacacacacacacacacacacacacacacgcacacacagatccAGAACCAACTCATAAGAATTCTACACTATGACAATTCTGTTGGATCTCTCAGGAGCGGATACTCCTACAAAGTCGCTGTGGCCCTCTCTCTGTTCCTTGGTTGGCTGGGAGCAGACCGGTTCTACCTGGGATATCCTGCCctcggtacacacacacacacacgcacgcacgcacgcacactcatgcATACAcaaacagggtccgaaattaacactcgccactcgccaaatgcgagcaaattgctccacctggcgagtaaatgtttgagctctatctgccacctggcgagtaaatgtttgcaccaaatgagttatgtttatcagtcatcttccatagatgtctgatactcctcccgcctgcatgcaacgtacacaaacgtacgcgaaacgtgaacaccacatccaacgtcatttccgcctatcccattcaatcagtttatcaagttagccgttagcttcgtgttaaaactagcggtgaaatgtggcggtttttaactggagtcagccagccttccaaaggaaaactcgtcgaactggaagaaaaaccaccaggaccagtggcaaccagaagattttgtgaaaagtggcgaactggagacggcggagtcgtgagacaatggctacatcatgatggccacgtagcgttgctgcctttcacagacaactgtccctcggcattcttcaaatatccaaaagatgcccgtacttcccactttgtcttctttgagggataataaatgtcctgagcactgccgtctcctcctttggccattatttcagctttagcttaaagaaagttttggttgtaaacaacaaagtgcgcatgtgccgccggcaacttcagcagatgatacggtggctggtaagggtcaccgcgcctacaccgcggccacggtaatccaccgagataatatatgttgtttctttaaaaacaagatggttattattattgtgaacttttttaccggggtttaccgctacaccggttaccgtgacaaccctagccctgacacactttcagatcttctcatggtgcagctgtgttctccagagatcaaggactaggacccagatgaggctttggcacaaagacggtgtcagaagcaggaggccagacttcatggacagagaaaacaaggagtctgactagatttcaatgaaagagttcataaaaacatctctaaaaataaataaataaataaatagtaaaaatgacaaaagacttgtttttcttattaattgatgttttaattattttgtcactctgtttggaattggcgaatggtgataatggtgatacTGGTGGTTCCCCGCTCCAAATGTAAGTCACAGGGAGATGATGTGTTCTCTGTGATGCGTGCAAGACTTTGGAATGAGCTGCCTCTGGCTGTGGGCCATTCTCCTTCACTGTTGGTTTTGAAGTCCCGTCTGAAGACTCGCTTTTATGTCTTAGCTTTCCGCCATTAAGTGAGGTAGCTTGGCATCATCGTCgttctttttattgtttttaatgtttgtgtttttgctgATTACTGGTTTAGCAGGTTTCTGATttagtgttcagcaccttgggcagcAATGAGGTTGCTGAAGGTGCCATAAATAAATAGTCAAGTAAAGTCTGATGGTTTACACTTTTTCTCCTGCAGGTCTGCTAAAATTCTGCACCGTTGGGTTTTGTGGGATCGGGACTCTGATTGACTTCATTCTGGTTGCTATGCAGGTGAGTCGGCACACACACCTGCTGGTGCTGGAACCAGAACCTAAAGAACATCCTGTGTTTATTCAAGCTTATAGATCTTTGAATTTCATGGGGAAAGACGTAATCCTTTAGGTGCCAGTTTAACAAAAATCTGTTTTGACTATTTCAAAAGGCTGTAGTTTGAAAATGGTTGGAGATAAATGTAAActgagaaaaatcttcagtaggacCCAAAGTTTATGATGGAGTAAGTGCACTAATCCAATTAGCATATTAAGACATAAAGCTGCCAATGGACTGCTCGATTTTTACAGATGCATCTTGCTTTTACGTTACTTTgacattttcattatatttgacatATATACACATTTATAAAGTTCTTTCAAATGTATTATTTCATTTTTGCATTTTAACATTGTATTGACCTCACTCTCACAAATGCTGCATGGTAATATTTGTCAGGTTGGTTTAGGAATCATGCAGCTTCTGGGTCGACCTCCCCTTGAATGTAAAGATGATCATTGTGTGGACCAGAGATGGCTGGAGTTTATGGAATAATGATATGGATTATGTGACACACTTTTAGAACATATACTGCGTCCACCACTATTTCCATTATTTTTCTGTTTCTTAAATTCCTGCTATGTCTGTTAGCATTAGCGGTGTTTTTAGTGTTGTAATGCTGGGAAAGGCCAACAAGGTTATTTGTCCACAGCAATGTCAGAGGTCAAAGAGACAGTCGGGTATCCAGCAGCTGTACTCTGCTAGGAATGTTATGTGGTTCCCTGTACCAAAACAATTCCATGCTCATCCCTAGCAGCACCAGATGGATTGGCTCCTGGAATCTCAAAGGGTCTTAGTTCCCTTAGAATTCAATTATCACCGGCCATAAGATGCTACCAGGGTCTGCTAGCAAGGCGTTCTACAACTGATGAGTTGTTGCATCTGACGCCCCTTGCAAGTGTTGCAaagagttaaagttaaagtcacatCAGTTgtcgcacacacactgatgtgtgtgcgaaatttgttctctgcatttgacccatatcatgggggagcagtgagctgcagacacagacgCGCTTGGTGGtttaccccttaatgctgagtgtcgagcagggaggtattgggtcccatttttttcaaagtctttggtatgacccgaccaggaatcgaaccctgatctcccagtctcagggcggacactctaccactaggccactgagctggcaaAGAGGCTATGATCTtgagtcaaaagagaggatggtcccTTGAGCTTTGCTTACCCAGTCGGCCAAACTGGGAAGCTGGCTGAAAACTGGTTAGTTCAGGAAGTGAGCTCTAATTTATAAACTGTTGcttacaaatttagacaaatcagaatctgCCAAGTTTAAAGGgcgttaccaaaatacctcaggcGTCCCTCCTTCACTCAGACACTTAGGGAGATTATATTCTTaatgtgaagtgaaaatgttgaCCATTggtaatgatgtagtgatgtgtgaatatactgatatGTTAACATTAAATTCAACAAATGCTAATCTGGTGTTACAATAATAACATTCATGTTAACCCGTCATTCATTAATGTAGAGTATTGGACACATTATTacaacactttggatttaaacatattgtCCATTCAACAAAATTATTATGATATAAACTTACAAAGTTATAAGGACATTTTATGAGCCAGGAAAGATCAACTTTATTCAGAGAGGAAAGTTAAGAAGTCCTGCATCTTTTGCAGCCTTGATGACTTCTGACATACCACAGGATAAGTTAAGAATATCGGGTCAAGTTCATAGACTTCATATTGGCACCAcagtgtcagattgacctgtatgaaGAAGTTAAGTTTTTGGTCATTTTGATGGTCGTGGGCAGAAGACCACGAGGCGTTGGACAACCTTAGAGGTCCTGAGGACTCAGCAGAGGAAGACAGAGTTAGTTTCAAGGCACCATAAGCACCAGGAGTGAGGAAAGACAAACCCTCACCCAGCAGAATAGTCCATATATATTCCAATCAGCAAATTGTAATCCCACTTAGCGAAATCTGCAGGCAAGGACCACGATGAGAAGTAAGCCAGAACCATGAGGACAAGCAAACCAGAACCATAGCAAAGCCAGCGGATGGAAAAGTCATCCTCCTTTGTTGCAATGTCAGCTGAGTACTCTAATCTAGGATCAAAGTTTGTGGAACCCTTGTGAGGTTTGATTGGTTTCTGCAGACCCACTTGTACACAGGGCCTTTGTGAGTTTTGGTGATTTCAATCTGATACATGatcggagagagtttttcagtcatCAGGTATGGACCTGACCATTTCAGCAAAAGCTTCTTAGCCAGTGTACCAGCGGGGACTTTTGTCTGACCGAACATTGGAGCAAAgttgtagaaccaggcctcatacCCTATGTtaagttcagaatgtgaggccttctgatcatagTAAGCCCTCCTGCCCTCAGCTGTTTCCCCCAGATTCGTCTGTGCAAAAGAAAACGCTGCAGGCAGGTGGTCCTTCAGGTTTTGCAAGTACTGTTTGTTAGTGCAAGCCGGAGCAACGCTAATCTCCACTGACTGATAGAGCAAGCGGAGTGGAAGGGTAATCTGTCTACCCATCATCATTTCAAATGGGGAGGCACCTGTAGACTCATGAGGAGTGGCCCGTataaccatcaggaccagcggaCGCTTCACATCACAGTCCCTGTGATTAGACGACACGTATTTCTTCAACATACTGACAACCGTTCGGTTCATCCTTTCAACTTAGCCAGAAGACTGAGGCTGGTAACcaatgtggaaattggcctttACCCCTAATATCTGCCAAAGGTGTTCCATCATCTCAGAAGTGAAATTAGTTCCCCTATCCGAGTTAACCCACGTGGGAAGACCAAAACAGGAGATGATGTGATTCATCAAAAGAATGGCAGTTGTTTGCGCTGTGAAGTTAGGTGCTGGTAAACATTCAACccacttggggagaaattatgacgcgtctgtaaataaagtaaaattttccagtgcagagaggagacaacccatagaagcactgatttgatctcatttcagagaaaaatagaaaaggttagatgcacctaataaataaaattactaacaaactcaggaatctctctttgcttcactgttctggtgctgagaatatcactaatgcggatcaaaggagatacagatgaatgcacctcttatttattatttggagtctacatttactgcagctggcagaggcagagattgtttctattgatacacggatttacagaatcattttaaatgttaataggggaagactgcaggagggagcggtaaaatacagggggtccccagcaaaaacaagaacctacaagtctgatgaaacccgctggttttccatcaggcagtcacggggcagctccaacgacccagtggctgtgctgggtcaatgttatcgagctcagtccggtaccggctcagccgtgaacgagccgaggcgacatcgtgctctgcttaagaagaagtgttaatttcccgcttcagaagaagcgtccaacgtgtttttatgctttctccgagacatgtcacgtcgctaatgtAGACATGTAGCGCTGCGCGCTAATacttagtgcagcgtagcctgctggagattttaagggttcagatgaaacacccgacctctcaggctgctcacacatcgatcttaagttgtcgctgttgcgctcacaccgtaatacagtattagatgcggttaaagtccgacatgaaaaaataaataaattttacatgaataagtgatgcttagcctggtggggaggagaacctggcctagta is a genomic window containing:
- the tm2d1 gene encoding TM2 domain-containing protein 1 isoform X2; translated protein: MEADDSRPGCCCKSSSAVECLPAPNVTCRLLNGTEFRFSGEEVGFNRTVACRNVSGYSYKVAVALSLFLGWLGADRFYLGYPALGLLKFCTVGFCGIGTLIDFILVAMQIVGPADGSSYIVDYYGARLTRLSITNETYRKPHP
- the tm2d1 gene encoding TM2 domain-containing protein 1 isoform X1, with the translated sequence MAFPQRLCLRSRRCFFLLFCFYSLFKVSAAQQLDSCEHLRLGQYLCKDPKIDEVTQEPENCRDATAWVECLPAPNVTCRLLNGTEFRFSGEEVGFNRTVACRNVSGYSYKVAVALSLFLGWLGADRFYLGYPALGLLKFCTVGFCGIGTLIDFILVAMQIVGPADGSSYIVDYYGARLTRLSITNETYRKPHP